In a single window of the Arthrobacter zhangbolii genome:
- a CDS encoding anti-sigma factor family protein: MRHPTRHLRDYIDAEMPPRRMQAIEAHLSRCALCRARVAEERRLRSRLRSLRVPGAGPELKDRINLSVASAAAGAGAGTGTGTAPPEPGLDGRSHVLPAAGAVAAAGAVLLAGAYFAGTLLEVPAVAGTPAAMAAGWHTVTRGSDTLGQEQLASLRAHGWSCPEFADLGLTLESARSLEVAGRPAVEMRFTGNGEQIRLVEQHPLPGEDRQPVINAVSGRAVAADGFRVTGSTEGPAVFGADGNPGQTVIAAGSVTYTFESTLPVKTLPRAVEEISVMESARLDRPPAEPEPMERIVRGLAVFSRTGWAL; this comes from the coding sequence GTGCGACACCCTACGCGGCACCTCCGCGACTACATTGATGCTGAAATGCCTCCCCGCCGCATGCAGGCTATCGAAGCGCACCTGTCCCGGTGCGCCCTGTGCCGTGCCCGAGTGGCCGAAGAGCGGCGGCTCCGCAGCCGCCTGCGCTCCCTGAGGGTTCCGGGTGCCGGCCCGGAACTCAAGGACAGGATCAACCTCAGCGTGGCCAGCGCCGCAGCCGGAGCCGGCGCTGGAACCGGGACGGGTACTGCGCCACCCGAGCCCGGCCTGGACGGACGCAGCCATGTGCTTCCCGCTGCCGGCGCCGTGGCCGCAGCGGGAGCGGTGCTGCTGGCCGGGGCCTACTTTGCCGGCACCCTGCTGGAGGTTCCCGCCGTCGCCGGAACACCGGCAGCCATGGCCGCGGGCTGGCATACGGTAACCCGCGGCTCCGACACACTGGGACAGGAGCAGCTCGCCTCGCTGCGGGCGCACGGATGGTCCTGCCCTGAATTTGCGGATCTGGGCCTGACGCTGGAGTCCGCCCGCTCCCTGGAAGTGGCCGGCCGCCCCGCCGTCGAAATGCGGTTTACCGGCAACGGAGAACAGATCCGGCTGGTGGAACAGCATCCGCTGCCCGGTGAAGACCGGCAGCCGGTTATCAACGCGGTGAGCGGCCGGGCGGTCGCTGCCGACGGATTCAGGGTCACCGGCTCCACCGAAGGACCCGCAGTGTTCGGCGCGGACGGGAATCCGGGACAGACGGTGATAGCCGCGGGAAGCGTCACCTACACCTTTGAATCCACGCTGCCGGTGAAGACCCTGCCACGTGCCGTGGAGGAGATCTCGGTGATGGAATCCGCCCGCCTGGACCGGCCGCCCGCCGAGCCCGAACCCATGGAGCGGATAGTCCGCGGGCTGGCCGTGTTCTCGCGCACCGGGTGGGCGCTCTAA
- the sigE gene encoding RNA polymerase sigma factor SigE: MATTPESTAADRTSADTAATDTAAQWVRPTWEEVVEAHSAKVYRLAYRLTGNKHDAEDLTQEVFVRVFRSLENFQPGTLDGWLHRITTNLFLDQARRRSRIRFDGMTEETQSRLPSSGPGPERSFEFNNLDVDIARALEELPPDFRAAVVLCDLEGLSYDEVARALDVKLGTVRSRIHRGRAMLKEKLAHRDPQARPAGMPRLKLPRVAGAS; encoded by the coding sequence ATGGCGACTACGCCGGAAAGCACTGCAGCGGACAGGACTTCAGCCGACACCGCTGCAACCGATACCGCTGCCCAGTGGGTACGCCCCACATGGGAGGAAGTTGTGGAGGCGCATTCGGCCAAGGTCTACCGGCTGGCCTACCGCCTGACCGGCAACAAGCATGACGCAGAGGATCTGACGCAGGAAGTCTTCGTGCGTGTCTTCCGCTCCCTGGAGAACTTCCAGCCGGGCACCCTCGACGGGTGGCTGCACCGGATAACCACCAACCTGTTCCTTGACCAGGCCCGGCGCCGCAGCCGCATCCGGTTTGACGGCATGACCGAAGAGACCCAGAGCCGCCTGCCGAGCAGCGGACCGGGTCCCGAACGCAGTTTCGAGTTCAACAACCTCGATGTTGATATTGCCAGGGCGCTGGAGGAACTGCCCCCTGATTTCCGGGCCGCCGTGGTTCTATGCGACCTCGAGGGTCTCTCCTATGACGAAGTGGCCCGGGCCCTGGACGTGAAACTGGGGACCGTCCGTTCACGGATCCACCGCGGCAGGGCGATGCTGAAGGAAAAGCTCGCCCACAGGGATCCGCAGGCCCGCCCGGCGGGCATGCCGCGCCTGAAGCTTCCCCGGGTTGCAGGAGCCAGCTGA
- a CDS encoding O-methyltransferase, with protein sequence MRADKQTSWSYTEALPTEDEVLLRARERSYELGVSAVSSGVGAALTVLAAASKAATVVEVGTGAGVSGVCLLRGLGRNAVLTTIDSDVDHLRAAREAYAEAGIPGNRTRTISGRAAEVLPRLTDAAYDMVFIDADKASFPLYVDQAVRLLKRGGLLVVNDALDHGKVADPAVREATTNTLRKVGKAIRENENLASAMLPTGDGLLLAVKTA encoded by the coding sequence ATGCGCGCCGACAAGCAGACCAGTTGGTCCTACACGGAGGCCCTGCCTACCGAGGATGAGGTGCTGCTCCGCGCGCGTGAGAGGTCCTACGAGCTTGGCGTCAGTGCCGTCTCCAGCGGGGTGGGTGCCGCGCTAACCGTGCTGGCAGCCGCCAGCAAGGCTGCCACCGTGGTGGAAGTGGGCACCGGGGCCGGGGTGTCCGGCGTCTGCCTGCTGCGCGGACTGGGCCGCAACGCTGTCCTGACCACCATCGATTCAGATGTTGACCATCTGCGCGCCGCCCGCGAAGCCTACGCGGAGGCCGGAATTCCCGGGAACCGCACCCGCACCATCTCCGGCAGGGCCGCGGAGGTACTCCCCCGGCTCACCGATGCTGCCTATGACATGGTGTTTATCGACGCAGACAAAGCCTCGTTCCCGCTCTACGTCGACCAGGCCGTGCGGCTGCTCAAACGCGGCGGTCTGCTGGTGGTCAATGACGCCCTGGATCACGGCAAGGTGGCCGATCCGGCGGTGCGCGAAGCAACCACCAATACCCTACGGAAGGTCGGCAAAGCCATCCGGGAGAACGAAAACCTTGCCTCCGCCATGCTCCCCACCGGCGACGGGCTGCTGCTGGCCGTAAAAACCGCCTAG
- a CDS encoding leucyl aminopeptidase family protein, producing MQLPSKPSSKAAGAASPFLTASLPEVTALATLGSADGTKEPGSGLHPAAGEGVDVLAVAMAPAPAAGSGQDEDEEAPVPQPRPGAVEAAVRYGADVAVRARNARVTGKPGEILVIEPPRDAPELPGKLIYVGVGDESPAALRRAGASLARATMGAVRVRAAAVDGLQPAAQEAFIEGFLLGGYRVPRAGVTPAPAPIAAHLELTGADTAAVSRALITAQAVWTARDLTNIPAETATPAWLADQARTLGERNGLSVRVRTENELRAEGFGGLLAVGSGSEHPPRLVEASYLPEGASANVEHVVLVGKGITFDSGGISLKPRDAMMTMKTDMAGAAAVLAVVAAAAELKLPVKVTAVLALAENAIGAASYRPADVVRTYNGTTVEVGNTDAEGRMVLADALAYAAAELAPDVLIDVATLTGAAAVGLGNNHAALFGDDPEVLTRLEAAGAASGDAVWQLPLVSDYASILDSDIADVAHIAPVKAKFGAGAIVAALFLQRFTAGVPWAHIDIAGPARIGKDSRELTKGATGFGVRLLLSYLAGQPKPGA from the coding sequence ATGCAGCTGCCTTCCAAGCCCTCGTCCAAGGCCGCCGGTGCGGCCTCTCCCTTCCTCACAGCGTCACTGCCTGAAGTCACTGCCCTGGCGACGCTGGGTTCTGCTGACGGGACGAAGGAGCCCGGCAGCGGACTGCATCCCGCTGCCGGGGAGGGAGTGGATGTATTGGCAGTAGCCATGGCGCCGGCGCCGGCTGCCGGTTCGGGACAGGACGAGGACGAAGAAGCTCCGGTTCCGCAGCCGCGCCCCGGCGCCGTGGAGGCCGCAGTCCGCTACGGTGCCGACGTCGCCGTACGGGCCCGGAACGCCCGGGTCACGGGCAAACCCGGCGAAATCCTGGTCATCGAACCGCCGCGGGACGCCCCGGAACTGCCCGGAAAGTTGATCTACGTGGGAGTCGGGGATGAGTCGCCGGCCGCACTAAGGCGCGCAGGCGCATCCCTGGCACGGGCCACCATGGGGGCCGTACGCGTGCGGGCCGCTGCCGTGGACGGGCTTCAGCCGGCAGCGCAGGAGGCCTTCATCGAGGGCTTCCTGCTCGGCGGCTACCGGGTGCCCCGTGCAGGCGTGACCCCTGCGCCCGCCCCGATTGCGGCGCATCTTGAACTGACCGGCGCGGACACCGCCGCCGTGTCCCGGGCGCTGATTACCGCGCAGGCCGTATGGACGGCCCGGGACCTGACGAACATCCCCGCTGAGACAGCCACCCCCGCATGGCTGGCGGACCAGGCCCGGACTCTGGGCGAGCGGAACGGACTGTCGGTGCGCGTACGCACCGAAAACGAACTCAGGGCTGAAGGATTCGGCGGACTGCTTGCGGTGGGCTCAGGGTCCGAGCATCCGCCGCGGCTGGTGGAGGCTTCGTACCTTCCCGAGGGCGCCTCGGCCAACGTTGAGCACGTGGTCCTTGTCGGCAAAGGCATCACCTTTGATTCCGGTGGCATTTCGCTGAAGCCGCGGGACGCCATGATGACCATGAAAACGGACATGGCAGGTGCTGCCGCCGTGCTGGCAGTGGTGGCGGCCGCCGCGGAGCTGAAGCTTCCGGTGAAGGTAACCGCTGTGCTGGCCCTTGCCGAGAACGCCATTGGAGCTGCTTCCTACCGTCCCGCCGACGTTGTGCGAACCTACAACGGCACCACGGTCGAAGTGGGCAATACCGATGCCGAGGGCAGGATGGTGCTGGCCGATGCCCTGGCCTACGCCGCAGCTGAACTCGCGCCGGACGTGCTGATTGACGTGGCAACCCTGACGGGTGCGGCCGCCGTCGGGCTGGGCAACAATCACGCCGCGCTGTTCGGAGACGATCCCGAGGTGCTGACCCGGCTGGAAGCTGCAGGTGCGGCTTCCGGCGACGCCGTCTGGCAGTTGCCGCTGGTTTCCGACTACGCGTCCATACTCGACTCCGATATAGCCGATGTTGCGCACATCGCGCCCGTAAAGGCGAAGTTCGGTGCCGGGGCCATTGTCGCAGCGCTGTTCCTGCAGAGATTCACCGCAGGCGTGCCCTGGGCCCACATTGATATTGCCGGTCCCGCACGCATCGGCAAGGACAGCCGTGAACTCACCAAGGGAGCCACCGGGTTCGGCGTACGGCTACTGCTGTCCTACCTGGCCGGCCAGCCGAAGCCCGGCGCTTAG
- a CDS encoding DUF3117 domain-containing protein, protein MAAMKPRTGDGPMEVTKEGRSLILRVPIDGGGRLVVELNVEEAGKLRECLLGVTG, encoded by the coding sequence ATGGCTGCGATGAAACCGCGTACGGGTGATGGACCCATGGAGGTTACAAAGGAGGGGCGCAGCCTCATATTGCGGGTGCCGATTGATGGCGGCGGGCGTCTGGTGGTTGAGCTCAACGTTGAAGAGGCCGGCAAGCTGAGGGAATGCCTTTTGGGAGTTACGGGCTAG
- a CDS encoding DNA-3-methyladenine glycosylase I, whose product MSALPGADGQLRCGWALASPDYQHYHDTEWGRPVEGDRALFERLSLEAFQSGLSWITILRKREAFRAAFADFEPAAVAAFGDADRERLLADRGIVRNAAKIDAVIANARALLALPDAGGLGGLLERYRAPAGRPAPRTSAEVPASTPESAALAAALKKRGFRFVGPITAYAMLQATGYVNDHLASCWVRHGG is encoded by the coding sequence GTGAGCGCCCTGCCCGGCGCGGACGGGCAGCTGCGCTGCGGGTGGGCGCTGGCAAGCCCGGATTACCAGCACTACCACGACACCGAGTGGGGCAGGCCGGTGGAGGGCGACCGCGCCCTCTTTGAACGGCTCAGCCTGGAAGCCTTCCAATCCGGCCTCAGCTGGATCACCATCCTGCGCAAGCGGGAGGCTTTCCGCGCGGCTTTCGCGGACTTCGAGCCGGCAGCGGTCGCCGCCTTTGGCGACGCCGACCGGGAGCGGCTGCTGGCTGATCGCGGCATCGTACGCAATGCCGCGAAGATTGATGCTGTGATAGCCAATGCGCGGGCGTTGCTGGCGCTTCCGGATGCCGGCGGACTTGGCGGCCTGCTCGAACGCTACCGGGCCCCGGCAGGCAGGCCGGCTCCCCGGACCTCCGCGGAGGTTCCCGCGTCCACACCGGAATCCGCGGCGCTCGCCGCCGCGCTGAAGAAACGCGGGTTCCGTTTTGTCGGCCCGATTACCGCGTACGCCATGCTTCAGGCCACCGGGTACGTCAATGACCACCTTGCCTCCTGTTGGGTCCGTCACGGTGGCTGA
- a CDS encoding DivIVA domain-containing protein, translated as MTLLLVFLAIAVLGVAAAFSSGRLRSASAEQDSGVVRGPAEVQGLAEPDPRLPPVLLPQDPGADDISRLRLSVAPRGYRMDQVDAVLERLAQALAEKDARIGRLEAERRGHGQDAAPNGESA; from the coding sequence GTGACACTCCTTCTGGTATTCCTTGCCATTGCCGTCCTTGGCGTGGCGGCGGCGTTCTCCTCCGGGCGGTTGCGTTCGGCTTCAGCTGAGCAGGATTCCGGGGTAGTCCGGGGCCCGGCGGAGGTGCAGGGCCTGGCCGAGCCGGACCCTCGGCTTCCCCCGGTGCTGCTGCCGCAGGATCCGGGGGCGGATGACATTTCGCGGCTCCGCCTCTCCGTGGCCCCCCGTGGGTACCGGATGGACCAGGTGGACGCGGTACTGGAGCGGCTGGCCCAGGCCCTGGCGGAGAAGGACGCGCGGATCGGCAGGCTTGAGGCTGAACGCCGGGGGCACGGTCAGGACGCGGCGCCAAACGGAGAGTCCGCGTGA
- a CDS encoding TIGR00730 family Rossman fold protein, producing the protein MPTSEEHLTQNAPRKRGPVELRRGAALTPQSDRFLLDSAGSSHFTHTDPWRVLRIQSEFVEGFGTLSELGPAVSVFGSARSVPGSRYYKLGEEVGRLLAEAGLAVITGGGPGSMEAANKGAVGADGLSVGLGIELPFETGLNEWVDLGVNFRYFFVRKTMFVKYAQGFIVLPGGFGTLDELFEAMTLVQTQKVTSFPIVLVGSEFWNPLLDWIRETLLAEGMVAETDLKLIHVVDDPAEAVRLMIADSAGHVSP; encoded by the coding sequence ATGCCTACGAGTGAAGAGCACCTGACCCAGAACGCCCCGCGGAAGCGCGGACCGGTGGAGTTGCGGCGCGGCGCCGCCCTGACGCCTCAGTCGGACCGGTTCCTGCTGGACTCCGCAGGCTCGAGCCATTTCACGCATACCGATCCGTGGCGGGTGTTGCGGATCCAGAGCGAGTTCGTGGAGGGATTCGGCACCCTCTCCGAACTCGGGCCGGCAGTCAGTGTCTTCGGATCAGCCCGCAGCGTGCCGGGCTCGCGCTATTACAAGCTTGGCGAGGAAGTTGGCCGGCTGCTGGCGGAAGCCGGGCTGGCCGTGATCACCGGGGGCGGGCCTGGTTCCATGGAGGCGGCGAACAAGGGTGCCGTGGGCGCGGACGGGCTGTCGGTGGGACTGGGCATTGAGCTGCCCTTCGAAACCGGCCTGAACGAATGGGTGGATCTCGGCGTGAACTTCCGCTATTTCTTTGTGCGGAAGACCATGTTCGTGAAGTACGCCCAGGGTTTCATTGTCCTGCCGGGAGGCTTCGGCACGCTGGATGAACTGTTTGAGGCCATGACCCTGGTGCAGACACAGAAGGTAACCTCCTTCCCGATTGTGCTGGTCGGCTCCGAGTTCTGGAACCCGCTGCTGGACTGGATCCGCGAGACGCTGCTGGCCGAGGGCATGGTGGCGGAAACCGACCTGAAGCTCATCCACGTGGTGGATGACCCGGCCGAGGCAGTGCGGCTGATGATTGCGGACAGCGCCGGCCACGTCTCTCCGTAG
- a CDS encoding amino acid ABC transporter ATP-binding protein translates to MTSDTTPGTSAPESAAPLVSLKNVNKHFGDLHVLQNINLDIARGEVVVVIGPSGSGKSTLCRAINRLETIDDGEITVDGAVLPAEGRALAKLRADVGMVFQSFNLFAHKSILDNVSLGPVKVRKSKPAEAKKLAMELLERVGVANQANKLPAQLSGGQQQRVAIARALAMKPKVMLFDEPTSALDPEMINEVLDTMVGLAKEGMTMVVVTHEMGFARKAADRVIFMADGKIVEEATPEEFFTNPKSGRAKDFLGKILSH, encoded by the coding sequence ATGACCAGTGACACAACCCCAGGCACGTCCGCGCCTGAATCCGCTGCACCGCTTGTTTCGCTGAAGAACGTGAACAAGCACTTCGGGGACCTCCACGTCCTGCAGAACATCAATCTCGACATCGCCCGCGGTGAGGTCGTCGTCGTGATCGGTCCCTCGGGATCCGGCAAGTCGACCCTGTGCCGTGCGATCAACCGTCTCGAAACCATCGACGACGGCGAGATTACCGTCGACGGCGCTGTCCTGCCGGCCGAGGGCCGCGCCCTGGCCAAGCTCCGCGCCGACGTCGGGATGGTCTTCCAGTCCTTCAACCTTTTTGCGCACAAGTCCATCCTGGACAACGTCTCGCTGGGGCCGGTGAAGGTCCGCAAGTCCAAGCCGGCCGAGGCAAAGAAACTGGCCATGGAGCTGCTGGAGCGGGTCGGCGTTGCCAACCAGGCCAACAAGCTTCCGGCCCAGCTCTCCGGCGGTCAGCAGCAGCGCGTGGCCATCGCCCGCGCACTCGCCATGAAGCCCAAGGTCATGCTCTTTGATGAGCCCACCTCGGCGCTGGACCCGGAAATGATCAACGAGGTCCTGGACACCATGGTCGGCCTGGCCAAGGAAGGCATGACCATGGTGGTGGTCACGCACGAAATGGGCTTCGCACGCAAGGCCGCAGACCGCGTCATCTTTATGGCCGACGGAAAGATCGTCGAAGAGGCAACGCCCGAGGAATTCTTCACGAATCCCAAGAGCGGCCGGGCCAAAGACTTCCTGGGCAAAATCCTTTCGCACTAG
- a CDS encoding glutamate ABC transporter substrate-binding protein, producing MRKTRYAAAAIAAVAALTLSACGGDSGSDSGSTEGSGEKIRIGIKFDQPGLGFKDGSEYTGFDVDVAKYVANELGYPEDQIEFISSPSAQRENMLENDQLDMIFATYSITDTRKEKVAFGGPYFVAGQDLLVPSDSDISGPEDLDGKNLCSVTGSTSAQKIKDNYAAGVNLLEQPSYAECVTAMQGGSIDAVTTDDIILAGLASTDANKGKFKVVGNTFSEEKYGVGLPKEGSLVKCEDVNTAITKMIDDGAWEEAIKKNTEGADYTFNAELNPPTMDACA from the coding sequence ATGCGCAAGACCCGTTACGCCGCGGCCGCAATCGCTGCCGTTGCCGCACTCACCCTGTCCGCCTGCGGCGGGGATTCCGGCTCGGATTCCGGCAGCACCGAAGGCTCCGGCGAGAAGATCCGCATCGGCATCAAGTTCGACCAGCCGGGCCTGGGCTTCAAGGACGGCAGCGAGTACACCGGCTTCGACGTAGACGTCGCCAAGTACGTGGCCAACGAGCTGGGCTACCCCGAGGACCAGATCGAGTTCATCTCCAGCCCCTCCGCACAGCGCGAGAACATGCTCGAGAACGACCAGCTGGACATGATCTTCGCGACGTACTCCATCACGGATACCCGCAAGGAGAAGGTTGCCTTCGGCGGACCGTACTTTGTGGCCGGCCAGGACCTGCTGGTTCCCTCCGACAGCGACATCTCCGGCCCCGAGGACCTGGACGGCAAGAACCTGTGCTCCGTCACCGGCTCCACCTCCGCCCAGAAGATCAAGGACAACTACGCCGCCGGCGTGAACCTGCTGGAACAGCCGAGCTACGCCGAGTGCGTTACGGCCATGCAGGGCGGCTCCATTGACGCCGTGACCACCGATGACATCATCCTCGCCGGCCTGGCCTCCACGGACGCCAACAAGGGCAAGTTCAAGGTAGTGGGCAACACCTTCTCCGAAGAGAAGTACGGCGTGGGCCTGCCGAAGGAAGGCAGCCTCGTGAAGTGCGAGGACGTCAACACCGCGATCACCAAGATGATCGACGACGGCGCCTGGGAAGAAGCCATCAAGAAGAACACCGAGGGAGCCGACTACACCTTCAACGCGGAGCTGAACCCGCCGACGATGGATGCCTGCGCCTAA
- a CDS encoding amino acid ABC transporter permease, producing MEGFTALFEQYDVVGAFWVNIQLAFWAALWSLILGTVLAMMRISPIPSLQWFGAAYVNIFRNTPLTIIMVFGSLALWSQLNVSLSSDFTTNFFRLAVLSLTVYHAAFFCEAIRSGVNTVPLGQAEAARAIGLGFLPAARIIIMPQAFRGAIAPMGNVLIALVKNTTVAATAGVAVETSSTMKTMIEFYPNLMTQIFLTFAIGYVIIVIPIGLLTTWASKKLAVAR from the coding sequence ATGGAGGGTTTTACTGCCCTCTTCGAGCAGTACGACGTCGTCGGCGCTTTCTGGGTTAACATCCAGCTCGCGTTCTGGGCGGCTCTCTGGTCGCTGATTCTGGGCACCGTCCTCGCAATGATGCGGATCTCCCCGATCCCCAGCCTGCAGTGGTTCGGTGCTGCCTACGTGAATATCTTCCGGAACACCCCGCTGACCATCATCATGGTGTTCGGTTCGCTCGCCCTGTGGTCGCAGCTGAATGTCAGCCTGTCCTCGGACTTCACCACCAACTTCTTCCGCCTGGCGGTCCTGTCCCTGACGGTCTACCACGCGGCCTTTTTCTGTGAAGCCATCCGCAGCGGCGTCAACACGGTTCCGCTGGGCCAGGCGGAAGCCGCCCGGGCCATCGGCCTGGGCTTCCTGCCGGCCGCACGGATTATCATCATGCCGCAGGCCTTCCGCGGCGCCATTGCCCCGATGGGCAACGTGCTGATTGCCCTGGTGAAAAACACCACCGTGGCTGCCACGGCCGGCGTTGCCGTGGAAACCTCCAGCACGATGAAAACAATGATTGAGTTCTACCCCAACCTGATGACGCAGATCTTCCTGACCTTTGCCATCGGCTACGTCATCATTGTCATCCCCATCGGCCTGCTCACCACCTGGGCCTCGAAGAAACTGGCGGTCGCACGATGA
- a CDS encoding amino acid ABC transporter permease has translation MSAQNVLFDAPGPKARRNIRIANILGILLVLGLLWVAGSGLAEKGQFEAAKWTPFLEWGTWQYYLLPGLLSTLKAAAVAVVASIAFGLLFGIGRLSTFKPISWACGIVVEFFRAVPVLLMMVFFYQFLSKSTSVDPAQVPFWAVVIALTLYNGSVIAELVRSGVFGLPKGQREAGLAIGLTPGQSLRSIEMPQALVAMLPALLSQFVVILKDSALGTFIGYTELLEYARRLASGEGNILPALLVTAAIFILLNFLLTFAAQRLSRRLGARAGKLLKIEDTIEPEGVEAPAPVK, from the coding sequence ATGAGCGCACAGAACGTCCTGTTTGATGCTCCGGGACCCAAGGCACGCCGGAACATCCGAATCGCCAATATCCTGGGCATCCTGCTGGTCCTGGGGCTGCTCTGGGTGGCAGGATCCGGGTTGGCGGAAAAGGGCCAGTTCGAGGCCGCCAAGTGGACGCCGTTCCTGGAATGGGGCACCTGGCAGTATTACCTCCTGCCGGGCCTGCTTTCGACTCTGAAGGCTGCCGCCGTCGCCGTGGTCGCCTCCATTGCCTTCGGCCTGCTCTTCGGCATCGGCCGGCTTTCCACCTTCAAGCCGATCAGCTGGGCCTGCGGGATCGTGGTGGAATTCTTCCGCGCCGTACCGGTGCTGCTGATGATGGTGTTTTTCTACCAGTTCCTCTCGAAGTCCACGTCGGTGGATCCGGCACAGGTGCCGTTTTGGGCCGTGGTCATTGCCCTGACCCTGTACAACGGTTCGGTCATTGCCGAACTGGTGCGCTCCGGCGTGTTCGGCCTCCCCAAGGGCCAGCGTGAGGCGGGCCTGGCCATTGGCCTCACCCCGGGACAGTCACTGCGCTCCATCGAAATGCCGCAGGCGCTGGTGGCCATGCTCCCTGCACTGCTGAGCCAGTTTGTGGTGATCCTGAAGGACTCGGCACTGGGTACCTTCATCGGCTACACCGAGCTCCTCGAATATGCCCGCCGCCTGGCATCCGGCGAAGGCAATATCCTGCCGGCACTGCTGGTCACGGCGGCGATCTTCATCCTGCTGAACTTCCTGCTCACGTTCGCGGCGCAGCGCCTCTCCCGGCGTCTTGGTGCCCGGGCCGGGAAGCTGCTCAAGATCGAAGACACCATCGAACCCGAAGGAGTCGAGGCTCCCGCTCCGGTGAAATAG
- a CDS encoding IS3 family transposase, whose amino-acid sequence MLLDVAGLARSTFFYHQARFQRPDPQAEIKAAVREIFEKNHGRYGHRRIHTELLKHGWTVAKKTVLKLMRSLRLVCKVRRRKRYVSYRGEQGVVAPNLLNREFEAAAPNQKWVTDVTEFSVGDRKLYLSPVMDLFNRQIISYSIGLSPNLELTNSSLREALTGLEPGAQPLVHSDQGFQYQHVSWRTLLKNAGAVQSMSRKGNCYDNAVMENFFGHLKEELFHRVRFLNTDALRAQLDEYIRWYNTERISTKLEGLSPVQYRAQALAA is encoded by the coding sequence GTGCTCCTGGACGTCGCGGGCCTGGCCCGTTCGACGTTTTTCTATCATCAGGCCCGCTTCCAGCGCCCAGACCCGCAAGCTGAGATTAAGGCTGCCGTGAGGGAGATCTTCGAGAAGAACCACGGCCGGTACGGGCACCGCCGCATTCATACTGAGCTGCTCAAGCACGGGTGGACGGTGGCGAAAAAGACCGTGTTGAAGCTGATGCGTTCGCTGCGGCTGGTCTGCAAAGTACGGCGAAGGAAGCGTTACGTCTCCTACCGCGGTGAACAGGGCGTGGTGGCACCGAATCTGCTGAACCGGGAGTTCGAAGCTGCTGCACCGAACCAGAAGTGGGTGACCGACGTGACCGAGTTCAGCGTCGGTGACCGCAAGCTCTACCTCTCCCCGGTGATGGACCTCTTCAACCGGCAGATCATCTCGTACTCGATCGGGTTATCCCCGAATCTGGAGCTCACTAACTCCTCGCTGCGTGAAGCCCTCACCGGTCTCGAGCCCGGGGCGCAGCCGCTCGTGCATTCGGATCAGGGATTCCAGTATCAGCACGTCTCGTGGCGGACGCTGCTGAAGAACGCCGGAGCGGTCCAATCGATGTCCCGCAAGGGCAACTGCTACGACAACGCGGTGATGGAGAACTTCTTCGGACACCTCAAGGAGGAACTCTTCCACCGGGTCCGGTTCCTGAACACCGATGCCCTGAGGGCCCAGCTGGATGAGTACATCCGCTGGTACAACACTGAACGTATCTCGACAAAGCTCGAGGGCCTGAGCCCGGTGCAATACCGTGCTCAGGCCCTCGCGGCCTAG
- a CDS encoding helix-turn-helix domain-containing protein produces the protein MAKPTKRLFSFEFKLDAVRRFQAGESKVALAKELQLSSPQLIEKWARQYRAEGEDGLRAKPKGRPKTNPEASTQPESEIQRLRRENERLRAEVAFLGKVQALRDEERP, from the coding sequence GTGGCCAAGCCAACCAAACGCTTGTTCTCCTTCGAGTTCAAACTCGATGCCGTGCGCCGATTTCAAGCTGGAGAGAGCAAAGTCGCCCTGGCTAAAGAGCTCCAGCTGTCCTCTCCGCAGCTGATCGAGAAGTGGGCACGTCAGTACCGGGCGGAAGGCGAAGACGGACTGCGCGCGAAGCCCAAGGGCCGCCCGAAGACAAATCCTGAGGCATCGACGCAGCCAGAGTCAGAGATACAACGATTGCGCCGCGAGAACGAGCGTCTGCGGGCAGAGGTCGCGTTCCTGGGAAAAGTGCAGGCCTTGAGGGACGAGGAACGGCCGTAA